From the genome of Malus domestica chromosome 04, GDT2T_hap1, one region includes:
- the LOC139195112 gene encoding S-protein homolog 2-like, producing MAMDKVSILLLICLFFVLFEGGLGAQDPPVTRVVNITNDLGPRIKLVVHCNFHGKSHDENLGLQTLLFHHSFSHSFKSDDVTPKTRLFCFLWWKNGNDVFDLYNPQRDDPRFASKYSWSIRRKGAYSYDEKNHRWDLLYAWKK from the coding sequence ATGGCAATGGATAAGGTGTCCATACTGTTGCTTATTTGCTTATTCTTTGTGCTATTTGAAGGTGGTTTGGGTGCGCAAGATCCTCCTGTAACCAGAGTTGTGAACATAACTAATGACTTGGGACCAAGGATCAAATTAGTGGTTCACTGCAATTTTCACGGCAAATCCCATGACGAAAACCTCGGCCTACAAACCCTCTTGTTTCACCACTCCTTTTCTCATAGCTTCAAATCCGATGACGTCACTCCCAAGACACGACTCTTTTGCTTCTTGTGGTGGAAAAATGGCAATGATGTCTTTGACTTGTATAATCCTCAACGAGATGATCCTCGTTTTGCATCTAAGTATTCTTGGAGCATTAGACGCAAAGGAGCTTATTCTTATGATGAGAAAAACCATCGATGGGATCTTCTCTACGCTTGGAAAAAGTGA
- the LOC139195113 gene encoding uncharacterized protein → MVNLAKLEYAALDITGKNYLTWVLDTKIHLEVGNLKDIIRKESNSSSQDRAKAMIFIRRHLDEALKSEYLTVEDPLALWKALRSRYNHQSTVILPRARYEWSHLRIQYFKSVAEYNSALFRITSQMKLFEQNNELLMKNHNSRPTGSASFPEVNVASLEVNATLFGGDYHKQGRGHKRGRWNRKGKNHGVQFHNQVLRHNSGPSFKNVNRHKGKAHMNNAPMNFEGACHRCGSNGHWARTCRIPKHLVELYQASLKEKGIETNFLDQAKPMDIPDPVLIYQGNWTQLT, encoded by the exons atggtgaaCTTGGCGAAGCTTGAATatgctgccctggacattaccgggaagaattaccttacctgggtactggataccaagatccatctggaagtAGGGAATCTTAAAGATATCATCAGGAAAGAGAGCAactcatcctctcaagatcgcGCAAAagccatgatctttattcgccgtcatcttgatgaggcactaaagagCGAGTATTTAACTgttgaagatccgttagctCTCTGGAAGGCCTTGAGaagcagatacaatcaccaatcaacggtgattcttccaagagcTCGCTATGAGTGGTCTCATTTAAGAATTCAGTATTTCAAATCAGTGGCAGAGTACAATTCTGCGTTGTTCAGgattacctctcagatgaagctcT TtgaacagaacaatgagctcctgatgaaaaaccataattccagacctactggatctgcatcattcccagaagtgaatgttgCTTCCCTCGAAGTGAACGCCACATTATTTGGTGGCGATTATCATAAACAAGGACGTGGCCACAAGCGAGGTCGATGGAATAGGAAAGGCAAAAACCATGGTGttcagtttcacaaccaggttctAAGGCATAATTCTGGCCCGAGCTTCAAAAATGTGAATCGCCATAAAGGCAAAGCTCACATGAACAATGCCCCTATGAACTTTGAAGGAGCCTGCCATAGGTGTGGGAGCAATGGACATTGGGCGCGCACTTGTCGTATTCCAAAACATCTGGTGGAGTTGTATCAAGCCTCCCTTAAGGAGAAGGGTATCGAGACCAATTTTCTcgaccaggctaaaccaatggatatacctgatccagTGTTGATTTATCAGGGCAATTGGACACAACTCACCTAG